In Phaseolus vulgaris cultivar G19833 chromosome 7, P. vulgaris v2.0, whole genome shotgun sequence, the genomic stretch TTCTTCCTTCGCACGTTTCCCCTCCCTGCGTTCTTCACAAAATCCAACTACCACAAGCTCTACGAGGCCTTCAGAACCTTCGCGACCACACTGTTAGACGAGGCAGAGAAAGTTGGGCTCGAGCGAGACGAAGCGTGCCACAACGTCGTTTTCATGGCGTGCTTCAACTCCTACGGCGGCTTGAAGAACCAGTTCCCGATGCTGTTGAAGTGGGTGGGATTGTGCGGCGAGAATCTTCACGCGGATCTCAGGAGCGAGATAAGGGGCGTGGTGAAGGAGGAGGGTGGGGTCACTTTGGGGGCATTGGAGAAGATGAGTCTGGTGAAATCGGTGGTGTACGAGACGATGAGAATTGAGCCTCTGGTGCCATATCAATACGGGAGAGCGAGAGAGGATTTGGTTGTGCAGAGCCACGACGCGTCGTTTAAGGTTAAGAAGGGGGAAATGTTGTTCGGGTATCAACCTTTTGCGACCAAGGATTCTAGAATCTTCGAGGATGCTGAGGTGTTCGTGCCGGGGAGGTTTGTGGGGGAGGGTGAGAAGATGTTGGCGCACGTGCTTTGGTCGAACGGTCGTGAGACGGAGGAACCTACCCCCTCTGATAAACAGTGTGCAGGGAAGAATCTGGTGGTAGTGCTGTGTAGGGTGTTTCTGGCAGAGTTGTTCTTGCGTTATGATACGTTTGAATTCGAATTTAAGGAATCTGGTTTTGGTCCCCGTATTACCATCACCTCCCTCACCAAAGCCTCCACCTTCTGACTTTCATCTTTCTGCCTCTTAATCTTTCTTCTCATAACAAGACAACTTTCCTTTACACCAAATAAGATTGTACTTGTCTTAgatatatatactatttttaaataatatggatattttctttcattattGTTTCTCTTCCTCTCAAGTAATTCTTGCTTTTAATgtaaaattatgtttatatcatataataatatttttatcactGTGATTTCTCTTGTtttattctataattattatttttttttcaagtgatAGTTATGTTAGCTACcggattttaatttatttagggGAAAATAGATACATGACtatgagttttatttgacttAGTGTGTGTTTGCTTTTGGGGATATGGAGGTTGAGGGTGAGGGTGAATGAGTGTCACTCTTGTTTGTTTATATGAGACACGGAGGTTGAGGACGAGAGTGAATGGAAAATTGAGGGTATTTATGATCCTCTCATAATTGAAGAGGATGGAGAGTGTAATGAGATGAAAAGACTATTGTGTCCTTACTTTctcatataataatattaataatgaaaaatattattaataataattatatatatatatatcataatataatttaaagaatcataaataatattaaaattatctaaataaataaacttaagtaacaaaattaatttaaattaataaaatgaaaaataataaaattatacttacatttaaaattatatttaattatttctttgaattttacatttcttttttttataaatgaaactttaaattatttaaattaactaaaatatgcacaaaattaataattatttagtattttttatatataagagtaaagttgtaatcttacaatctacactattcaaaataatttaaaatactcttgcaaccatcacatcactcacatatctcaataaacttttctcacacatccactctaacataccataatccaaacacactcactttTTTCACACTTTTTTCTCACACTCTCTCCCACACCCTCAACTTCTCACATATAGATGATTGTAAATTTCGTTTAATTCAATGGTTGCATAAATAGAGTTTCATATCTCTCTACACAACACTcatcaaattaataaaaaaaatgcaaattactattctataaaaaaattcactttcacaaacattaaaatattattttaagtgCACACATCTCATTACAAGAGAGTATTTAAGGGAATAGTTGgtttattcaataaaattatgattttaaaattaaattacttcTTCTATGTTAGTTAAAATAAGCGTAAACTAGTAGACTAATATTTGGTGTTGAAAGGAAATTATAATACAAAGataattatttcataatttttgaaaagttatttCGTGTAATGTGGTTCataatttttgaaaagttatcTCTTATGATGTtgttgaagagttaaataaagtgAACTAATATTAAAATGGTGATGTTGTTAAAGTAAATGTCACTTCATCAATTTGTGAATCAATCGTAAGTTGAATATTAAGTTGAATATCTCACctcaactaaaaaaataagaCATTTAATAGTTTATAAGTAGATATAAATTTCACCTTATAAGTAAGTGTTTAAAGGAAATTATAATTACTTCATACGAGATAATTACTTCATAATTTTTGAAAAGTCATAATTATTTCTGATGTTGATCATaacttttgaaaaattatctcTTATGATGTTCTTGAAGAGTTGGATAAAGAAAATAGGCACTAAAATGATGATATTAAAGTAAAATTGACTTTATCAATATTTATGAATCAATCATATATTAGATATCTCACATCGATTAAAAATGATAACATATGTTTAATTATTTAAGAAACAATATAGATgaattggaagaaaaaaatattatttctttccaAAAGTGTTTGAatgtaggaaaaaaaatataacccacaattttaatattgtcataaagtaattatgttaattcataaaattattaatacagTAAATCTatataaaagaacaaattttatttatatgtgtCTGGAAGTTTTCTAAGTGATTAATTCTCAATataattattactttaaaattatttcaattttgtgaCCCACTTTgtctaaaaattattatttctttttattgtttaaacaattatatatatatatatatatatatatatatatatatatatcactacaagagaaaatcatgaaatagaaaccaattttttagagaccaaaataattagttgcaataataattaaattataaaccattttaaaaattaaaaacaaaattggtttctaaattagtttctattattgttaaatagtttctaaattggtatctaattagcaaccaaggttttaactaccaattatttagtttctaaatctggtctctaaaaccttggttgttaattagataccaatttagaaactatttaacaataatagaaactgtaccggtaggcaccggacgaacacacgtggccgaccgaccgAATGTATAATAAATGCAAGGGCATTTATGTAACAAGCCAAAGTAGTTAAGATACACCCCGAAAAATAAGGAGAACGCGCTTAGAGAAGATATGTTCTCCGGGTATTTCGGAGCACGACTGACAAgacctatccataaccaccctgagcccaagggatagaaagcccattaggcaatcctataaatactgtgctcatacttacttgagcgtcggagtgccttcgcaggtaccctcccccgtcCGATCGAATGAGACATCAAGAAGGAacgaccgaccgaaggagaagaagatcgacacgtcagcaattgtactacatcaaccgaccgtgcctgaccccatctctccactcaggtacataaactaatttagaaatcaatttttttttagtttctaagatggtatataatttagttactattgcaactaaaattattttgatgtcTAAaagttggtttttatttcataattttttttagtgttataccaatattttattttattttgtctaTTTGTAAAACAAGATACTTGTCTAAATAGCAATAATGTCTTAGGTTAGGTGTTTTCATCATCCgattaattaaacaaaaaaatgtttataaaaattatCTAAAATCGTCtagatgttataaaaaaaattaactaaatataaatatagatatgagtaatatttactttaacttttaaataaGACATCCACATGGATaagaatatatatgtatatataatattttattttatctaaatctttatattttttttattttaaatcattaaatactaaaaaaaaataacaactaaatttagagataaaaaataattagtcactatattcattaaattagatactattttaaatattacaaaaatattggtatctaaaatgatttttattattaataaaaatttataaaatgatttataaatcGGTATCTatattagctaccaatgttttaactactaatattttttattataaattagtctctaaaagattaatagaaactaatttagaatacaaaataataagtagctaaaactttggtaactaatggttagatatcaataaatttttaatttataaagtgattttttaattagtcaaatagtaattaattattgatttaATGTTAAcagtattatattttatttgttttaatttttagtatttatgaaaaataataataaatatttaagtaaATATGAATACCTAAtatctaataaaaataaaaatataacatgtgagattatttagaaaaaaatttataaactcttactagtgatatatatatatatatatatatatatatatatatatatatatatatatacacactaaAACCCAATctacatttaaaaaatttaaaccatgaagaaactttttaatttttcaaaaaatagataagtcttatttatataatacaactttatttttttaaaattgttaccAACCAAAATCACTTTCATTTTATTACACAGTTTACATTATTAGCTTTGTATAAGAGTATCTGTATCCTGAAATacctttattttgtttattcgtgttttactaataaaaaaatatttaaaaaaaaatcataatgtaatttaacgattataaataataataaatttgtttttgtgtATGACTTCAAAAAGAAAGAAGTCGTATCATTGAGTTAAATTTTCCTCCACACTTCACGTAGTGGTCCTTCTCTTCTTTACCTCACATCCAAGAAAATGCTAACACATCTTGTGGGGACTTCTCTAATAACTCCTACAACTTTGGTGCTTAAATTTCCAACACAACAAGATAAGTGTAATCCTTCTTCTATACTACTTCTCACCAACACCTAGACAGAGACCAAACTTACATTAACCATTAATTCACTATCTCTCTCACTAaccaatcaaaatcaaaatattaactATATTAGTATAATGAAAGAAATTTAGTCATTTCTGAAAATatcatttattaataatataaaaaataataatataatattttgtttttaaatatatgaatttcTATAAATATACACACATGCTtgttaaacaaaaaataactatCGCAAAAGCTACGTCTGCCTATGAGTGAAAAAAGAGAGGCTTAAACATTAATGCGATacttaatgttattaatatacctttttgaatatttatataaattcatTCTTCGTTTGACATATAAGTACTATACTTGAATAGGTAATTAAATGTATTTAATGTAGTTTAGTATTTATAAAGCATTTAACAATTGtactatatatttattatatctaGCAAATATAATTGTGTTGATAAAATAAATTGGGTGAGTCCCACAAcctaacaaaaaaatattaatgaggTAGGTAGGTGTGATGACTTGGCCCTTCAATTTTGTCCACTCTAATCTAATGCATAAACTTAAACAGTAATTTAACAAATAAGATAAATTAGACTATTGagtcactattttttttaaatatgtagaTGTTATTAAGTGTTACATATTCTAAGTATTCCCATATCTATATGATTTTAttgcttttaaaaaatatgaatacgTTACAgttattgtaattaattttacaAACTCAATTATTtcactgataaaaaaatatattcaacttAAAATGTTACTTTTGTTAATATAGTTCGGTGTTTcaccatttttatttaatttacaatAATTTAAGAGAAAAAAGCTCTGATTTTTTTATGTGTAACTCACTAGTGTGTCAACTCATTCCTATAATGGAATGAAAAagatggaaaagaagaaaaaaattgattttgtatgTTTAGTAACTAGAAAGAAAACTTAAATAATATGTGGAATCCACTTATTGTTTCTTATATATTTctattcatttttatatttatatccttatttttttataaaattaatccaATTAAATAGATTtcaattttttctatttattatatatttattctttaagaaacaactaaacaataaaatattttcttatgaaTTAATCTTAAAATGTAAGTTTAGTTAACTCAATAACAGCAAAAAGTTAAAGTTACTTTTTATAGTAACTCAATAATAAATAGTCTAATTAATAgactttaatgtaattttaaaatttaaattttggtcCATTACCCTTTCTATACacaattttgattatatttataatcGTGACGTCTTACAACAAAATACATACactatcaatattaaaaaaaaataaggaagGGAATAATTTgtgtaatattaatattgacGGAAAAATTTGTGATACAACACAAAAATTATGAAGGGTGATCACTTCTCTCTTGtatctaaattattattttattataatattttatttataattattttattgttttaatatctttttatactTCTTATTTTGCTTATAttcactaaaaaatattttttataataaaaattgtattaaaataataaaaataaaatattataataaaataataatttatagagTTATAATTTAGATGTAAGAAAAAAGTAATTGTGTGAAACCATTATTCATCCTGAAATTATCAAGGACGTCATCCATGCTAATGTTAAGTGGAATCAGATCTTATATGTATTGAGTCTCTATTAAAAACTTAGGGTGTTttagttttttgttttaaagttttgatttattttagaattttaatatatatctgTACATTTTTTCTCATTACACATTTGTATATAATTGAGTAATTAATACTTTTTCTTAGtgaaatatttgataatatgaAAACATATGGAATCAAGttttggtatctagagtttgatttaaattattattattaactctTATTGTTTTATCTccttattacaacaatttcttTTAAGCCAAGTCTGagttgtttttaaaagattCAGTCTAGCCCAAATTTTTATCTCTTATAACTTATAAACAAACTAATAAGTTTAATGTCACAAAGCATaacaaaaaatcaataaaaattattcatcacataaattattttatttccctaaaaattaacattaaaataaaataataaataataagtcattatataaaaaaataccagACACCAAAATTATACACATATCGTCATCTTACCACATAATCAAATAATGAGAATTTCTTTTTGACAAAAACAATTAAGTATTAAGAAAAAGTATtactttaagaaaaaaaagggaaaTTTTAATCAAAATCATTGAACGTTTTACTCTTTTCTTGAACTATCATACTATTATCAGTTCCTTTTCCAGAAAtaacaattta encodes the following:
- the LOC137828971 gene encoding allene oxide synthase 3-like; the encoded protein is MALSSESSPSSLKQIPGSYGIPILGAIRDRHDFLYHQGRDKFFATRIQKYNSTVIRTNMPPGPFVSSDPRVIALLDGASFPVLFDNRKVEKLNVFEGTFMPSTAFTGGHRVCSYLDTREPKHALLKRFFLNALAARKDTVVPLFRNCLHESLCEIEDQLRKNDEADFNAVFDQASFNFLFRFFCDNKDPSHNILGSKGPKLISTWLLFQLAPLGTLGLPKIFNYVEDFFLRTFPLPAFFTKSNYHKLYEAFRTFATTLLDEAEKVGLERDEACHNVVFMACFNSYGGLKNQFPMLLKWVGLCGENLHADLRSEIRGVVKEEGGVTLGALEKMSLVKSVVYETMRIEPLVPYQYGRAREDLVVQSHDASFKVKKGEMLFGYQPFATKDSRIFEDAEVFVPGRFVGEGEKMLAHVLWSNGRETEEPTPSDKQCAGKNLVVVLCRVFLAELFLRYDTFEFEFKESGFGPRITITSLTKASTF